One stretch of Vulpes lagopus strain Blue_001 chromosome 12, ASM1834538v1, whole genome shotgun sequence DNA includes these proteins:
- the LOC121473601 gene encoding sulfotransferase 1E1-like, translating to MEPSKPDYCTFFGKIHGILMYKDFMEYWDDVETFQARPDDIVIATYPKSGTTWVSEIVYMICKEGDVEKCKEDVIFNRIPYLECRKENLMNGVKQLKQMASPRVVKTHLPVELLPASFWEKNCKVIYLCRNAKDVVVSYYYFFRMITAHPDPGSFQEFVEKFMDGQVPYGSWYKHAKSWWEKRKNPHVLFLFYEDMKEDIRKEVIKVMQFLGRQPTEELVDKIVQHTSFQEMKNNPSTNYTTVPDEIMNQKVSPFMRKGIAGDWKNHFTVALNEKFDIHYEQQMKGSTLKLRTEI from the exons ATGGAGCCTTCCAAACCTGACTATTGTACATTCTTTGGCAAAATCCATGGAATTCTAATGTATAAAGACTTTATGGAATATTGGGATGATGTGGAGACATTCCAGGCAAGACCAGATGATATTGTCATTGCCACCTATCCCAAATCTG GTACAACCTGGGTTAGTGAAATTGTATACATGATCTGCAAAGAGGGTGATGTGGAAAAATGCAAAGAAGATGTCATTTTTAATCGAATACCTTATTTGgaatgcagaaaagaaaatctcatgaATG gagtAAAACAATTAAAACAGATGGCATCTCCTAGAGTAGTGAAGACCCATCTGCCAGTTGAACTTCTTCCAGCCTCATTTTGGGAAAAGAACTGTAAG GTGATCTATCTTTGCCGGAATGCCAAAGATGTAGttgtttcttattattatttctttcgaATGATAACTGCTCATCCAGACCCTGGATCTTTTCAAGAGTTTGTGGAAAAATTCATGGATGGACAAG TGCCATATGGTTCCTGGTATAAACATGCAAAATCttggtgggaaaagagaaagaatccacatgtgctatttcttttctatgaAGACATGAAGGAG gaTATCAGAAAAGAGGTGATAAAAGTGATGCAATTTCTTGGAAGGCAGCCAACAGAGGAGCTTGTGGACAAGATTGTACAGCATACTTCATTCCAGGAGATGAAGAACAATCCATCTACCAATTATACAACAGTACCAGATGAAATCATGAACCAAAAGGTTTCTCCCTTCATGAGAAAGG GGATTGCTGGAGACTGGAAGAATCACTTTACTGTAGCCCTGAATGAGAAATTCGATATACATTATGAGCAGCAAATGAAGGGGTCTACACTGAAGTTAagaactgagatttaa